The following DNA comes from Euzebyales bacterium.
ACCGCGTGCGCTCCCGGTATGCCGCACGCGTGGCGGTGACGCCGTACGACGGCGTCCCGAGCGGGGCCGTCGCGTTCGCGGCGTGGGGCAGGTTGCAGCGCTGTGAGGGTCTCGACCTGACCGCGCTGGATCGCTTCGTCGAACGGTTCGGGCCGAGCGGACCGATCACGGCCGGCCACTGATCGTCCCCGAGGCGCGGCTTCGGGTGCGAACCGTTGCGGTGCACCGCCCCGCAGCATCCGCGTCGTGCGCGCCACGCTGTGCGTCACACGATGCCGCCGACGACCGCGCCGAGCACGAGTACCACCGCGTAGGCGCCCAGCCCGCCCAGCACGATCGCCGTACGGAACCAGACGGGCAGGCTGGCGCGCGCCAGCAGATAGGCGACCACCCCGACGAACGGCACGAGCAGCACGACCGCCATCCACGCCAGCGTGGCGCCGCGGCCCAGATCGTCGCGGCGCGCCAGGTCCCACAGCGCCAGCGCGATCCAGGCGGCGACCAGTGCGAACGGCAGCAGGTAGGCGTACAGCCCGAACAGGACCGACCAGAACCCGGTCGCGAGCAGCGGGAGTCCGGACACGAGCACCTCCGGTGCGTGGTGCGGGGCGACCTCGCCGTCGGGAGCGGCGGGCACGTCGATGGCGGCGAGATCCAGGCGTAGCTGGTCGTAGACGTCGACCGCCGGGCGGACCGGTGCGTCGACACCGCCGACCAGCTGTGGTTGCGGTGGGGGAGGGGGTTGGTCGCGCGGCGGGTTGTCGGGTGCGAGCCCGCGCGCCGCCTCGGCGACGTAGCCCAGGTTGTTCGCGGCTGTCGACAGATCCCACCGCCACGGCAGGCGCGGGCCGTCGCAGCCCTGCACGGACTGGAGGGCGACCGGGACCGTGCGGCCCGCGTCGTTGTCCGAGAAGCAGTTGGCGGCGCCCGCTGGTCCCGCGAGCGCGAGATCGGCGCGGCCCGAACCGCCCACGACGTTGTCGCGGACGTGGTTGTCCGACGCGAGCCACAGGTGGTCGGACAGGTTCGGCGTGACGAGCACGCCGTGCATCGCGTTGCCGATGATGCGGTTGCGCTCGATGCGCACGTCATTGGTGCCGGCGGCGATGATGCCACCGCCGTACGACGGCCACTCGATCTCCAACGTCGGCACGTCGTCGACGCCGTTGTCGTAGACGAGGTTGCCCACGATGTCGACGCGCTCCGCCGGCGGCAGCAGTTCCGTGTCGAGCGTGTTCGGCACGATGCCGGCGATGTTGTGGCGCCACGTCGACGACACGATGTGCAGATCGCCGCTGGCGTTCGTGCCCGAGTAGCCCAGTCCGTTGCGCTCCGCCACCACGTCGCGGATCACCGCGCGACAGGGGTCACACTGCCCGATGTAGAAGCCGGCGTCGGCCGACCCCGATGCCCACGAGCTCTCGAACAGCCCGTCGACCGAATCGAACGCGTAGATGCCGTAGACCTCGTTGTTGACCGACGTCACGTTGGTGGCGCGATAGCCCGTCACGCCGGTCCAGAACAGGCCGTTGAGCCGGGCGTTGCGCACCGTGAGGTTCTCGACGGCGACGCCGTCGGCGGTGACGCTGACCGCGTTGGGACGAACGAACCCGCCGTCGATGACGACCGCGTTCCGGTCGGTGCCGCGCAGCACCAGGGACGGCGTGTCGATCTTGACCTCTTCGCGGTACACGCCGGGCCCCACGAGGACCAGGTCCCCCGGATCGGCGGCGTCGACGGCGCCCTGGATCGTGCGGTGGTCCTCGGGCACCCGGCGGGTCACGCCCGATGCCGCCGCCACGGCGCGCTGCGGCGCGGTGTCGGGATCGGCGGCGTAGGGTACGTCACCGACCACCAACGTGGCGTACATGCCGTCCCCGTCAGCCGTGCCGTGGAGCGTGCAGTAGTAGCGGTAGACGCCGGGACGGTCGACGGTGATCGTGGTCGCCGCGCCGGTGGGCAGCACGTCGGCGCCGAAGGTGTCGGCGGTGGACCACGACCCGTCGACCGCGACCGCGTTGTGCACGGTCTTGCCCTGGTTGTGGAACACGATCTCGGCGTCCACCGGCACCCGGGTCACGTCGCGGGTGAACACGTTGTCGAGCATGCCGATGCGGACCTCACCAGGATCGTCCCGGCTTCCGCACCCGGCGAGCACCAGGCCGGCCAGCAGCGTCAGCGCGACGCGCCACCACACCGTCGGGCACCTTCCGCCGTGTCCTCGGACCTCATCATCGCACCACCGGCGACGCGCACCGAGGGACGCAGCGCTGTCGAGCGGGTGGGCGCGCACGCGGTCGTGCAGACCGCTGGCGGTCGCACGTTGGCGCTCGCCCCGGGAGCCGGCCGGGTGCAGGTCCTGGGAAGGTCGTCCGGGTTGCCGCCCGCGCGCCCGGATCGTGTCTGGCTGCTCGCCGACGGTGGCGGCGGCCCGAAGCGGATGGAACAGGTCGCCGAGCCCGGTCGTTGCGGCCGTGCTGGCCCCCCGACGAACGGCGCGTGCGCTGCTGGCCGGTGACGAGGTCGCCACCGGGACGCTGCTGATGGTCGACGACGCGGCGGTCGGGGACGCGTCGGCGTTCGTGGCAGTGGCCATCGCGCAGTGAGTGACCGCGCGTGGCCACGCTCCCCGGTCGGGGGTGACCGCTACGACACCGTCGCCGTGTGGCGTCACCGCCAGAGCGATGGCACCGAGCCACCGGCTGCCGAGCTGCGTTGACGACTCGGCCGTGCGGCAGGCGCGATGGCAGCGGCGACCGCGCCCACGCTGTCGACCGGTGCGTCAGCACGCGACGCGGCGAGCTCGCGCCATATCGCCGGCACCACCGCGCGCAGGTAGTGGTGCAGCTGGACGAACGACCGTCCATGCTCCCGGAACGCGTAGGAGATCGGGACCTCCGCGTACCGGAGGCCCTGGCGTAGCAGGTTGAGGGTCAGCACCTGGGCGTAGTTGTAGTCGTGGACGATCTCGGCGGTGCGCGCGGCGTCGGCGGACAGCGCGCGGTACCCGCTCTGACCGTCGGTGATGGCGGTGTCCGCCAGGCGACGCAGCGCCCAGGTGAGCACGTGGTTGCCGGCGCGGCGGTGCGGATGCATGCGCCTGATCGTCCCGGCGAAGCGCGATCCGACGACGTAGTCGGCGTCGCCACGCAGGATGGGCAGGACGAGGTTGCCGAGCTCCTCCGGCGCGTACTCACCGTCGGCGTCGCAGAAGGCGACGACGCGCACACCACAGCGCACCGCGTGACGCAGCCCGGTGCGCACCGCGGCGCCGAGCCCGCGCCGGGCGCCATGACCGATCACCGTCGCACCCGCGAGGCGCGCGAGCTCGGCGGTGGCGTCCGTCGAGCCGTCATCGACGACCACGCAGCTCACGGCGATGCCCGCTACGGTGTCCGGCGTCCGGTCGATCACAGCGGCGACGGTCGCCGCCTCGTTGTGTGCGGGCAGCACGAGCGCGATGCCGCCGGCCTGCGGAGCGGTTGGTGATCCCATATGAGCTTAGGCTAACCTAAGTCATCGCTCGATGTCGCACCCACGTGCGACGGTTCCATCGGTCGGGGTCGGAGGGCTGACAGCGTGATGACAGATGCAGGTCCCACTCGTGCCCGCGCCGCCACGCGAGGCGTGGCTGGCGCACATCGCCGTCGGCTGCTCGCCGTCGGGCTATGGCTCGTCGGCGCGGTCGTCCTCGCCGCGTGCACGGGCGCGGCCGGCTCGGAACGGCTGACGATCTACTCCGGACGTGGGGAGAGCCTGGTCACGCCCGTGCTCGAGGCGTTCAACGAGGAGACCGGCATCGCCATCGACGTGCGCTACGGCGACTCGGCCGACCTCGCCCTGCTGATCGACGAGGAGGGCGACGCCTCTCCGGCCGACATCTTCTACTCGCAGACGCCGGGTGCCACCGGCTTCCTGGCTGCCAACGACCGCCTCGCCCAGCTGCCCGACGACGTGCTGACGCAGGTCGATGAGCAGTTCCGCGGAGATGACGACCGCTGGCTGGGCGTGACGGGTCGGCAACGCGTACTCGTCTACAACGCCGACGAGTTGGATGAGTCCGACCTGCCATCGTCCGTGCTGGACGTCAACGATCCCCCATACGCCGGGCGCGTCGCAGTGGCGCCGTCGAACGGATCGTTCCAGGACTTCGTCACGGCGTTGCGTCAGACCGAGGGCGACGACGTCGCGCGTGCGTGGCTGGAGGGACTCGCGGCCAACGACGCCCCGACCTATGCCAACAACAACGCCATCGTCGAGGCGGTCGGTCGCGGCGAGGTGCCCATGGGGCTGGTCAACCACTACTACAACTACCGGTTCCTCGAGGAGGACCCCGATCTGCCCAGCCGCAACCACGTCTTCGGCGGACGCGACATCGGCGCGCTGCTGATCGACTCGACCGTCGCGGTGACCGCGGCCTCCGACCACCCGGACGCACAGCGCCTGGTCGAGTTCCTGCTGAGCGAGCCGGCGCAGCGTTTCTTCGCCGACGAGACGAAGGAGTACCCGCTGGCCTCGGGGGTCGAACCCGCCGATGACGTGCCGCCGCTCGACCTGTCGACCGTGCCCGCCGTCGACGTCAACGACCTCGGTGACGGCCTGACCGCGACACTCGAGCTCATCCGCGACAGCGGACTCGATGGGTGATCGGATCCGCAGCGCGGGCACGTGCGGTACCGCGCCGCCGGCGTGCACGTCCGCCGCCGCTCGTCGTGGCGATGGCCGTCGCCGCGTTGGTCGCGCTGGCCGGCGCGCTGGCGGGCGTGCCGGCGCGTGCCACGTATGGCGCGCGCACGACGGCCGATGAGCCCCAGTACCTCCTGACCGCCGTCAGCCTCGCCCGCGACGGAGACCTCGACATCAGCGATGAGCTGGCGGGTCAGGTGTGGCGCGCGTTCCACGCCGCCGACCTGCCACAGCAGACCCGCCCGCTGCCCGGCGGGGTCCGCATCAGTCCGCACGATCCGTTGCTGCCCGTGCTGCTGGCGCCCGGCGTGGCCCTCGGCGGATGGGTGGGCGCCAAGGTCACGCTCGCGGTGCTGGCGGCGCTGCTGGCGGCGCTGCTCGTCGCCGTGGCCGTGACGCGCCTCGCGGTGCGACCGGCCGTCGCCGCCACGGTGACCGCGGTGCTCGCGACGTCGGTCCCTCTGGCTCCCTATGGCTCCCAGGTGTATCCCGAGCTCCCGGCGGCGCTCGTCGTCGGCATGGCGCTGGCGGCGCTGCTCGGCCCGTTGCGGCGCCGGCGTGCGGTCGCCGTGGTGGTGCTCGCGTGCTGCGCGCTGCCGTGGCTCGGCGTCAAGTACGCGCCCGTCGCGGCCGTGCTGGCCGCCGCGTTGCTGGCGCGACTGGCGCAACGGGGCCACCTGCGCCGGGCGGAGGTGGTCGTCGGCGCGCTCGCGGTCGCCGGCGTCGTCTACCTGCTGATCCACCATCGTGTCTGGACCGGCTGGACCGTCTACGCGAGCGCCGACCACTTCGTCGGCACCGGCGAGCTCGGTGTCGTCGGCACCGCACCGGACCACTGGGCGCGCACGACCCGGCTGCTCGGCCTCCTGGTCGAGCGCGCGTTCGGCATCGCGGCCTGGCAGCCCGCGTGGCTCCTGCTGGTGCCCGCCACCGTCGCCGCGCTGCGCGCACGCGTGTCGGGCTCCCGCCTGCTGGTCGCCGTCCTCGCGGTCGGCTGGCTCACGGCGTCCTACGTGGCGCTGACGATGGCCGGCTGGTGGGTGCCCGGACGTCAGATCGTCGTCGTCCTGCCCGCGGCGGTGCTGTTGATCGCCTGGTGGGCCGACCGGCATCGCCCGGCGCTGCTGGCGACCGCGGCGCTGGGCGCGGTCGGCGTGGCGTCATGGCTGCTGCTGGCGTGGGAGGCGTCGTCGGGGCGGCTGACGCTGGTCGTCGACTTCTTCGCCACGGCGAACCCGTGGTACCGCCTGTGGAGCGGCGCGCTGCCGGACTACCTCGCTCCGACCGCGGCGACGTGGTGGCGTCACGGTGTGTGGCTGGTCGTCGTCGCCTGCCTTGCCGTGGTCGGAGCGCGCACCGCACGCCGCTGAGGCATCACCGGGGCGACGCCGCCCCGCGGTCGTCGGCCCGATGGCGCTGCTGGTACCGCGCGGCGACGGTCTGCAACGCGACCTGCGGCTCGAGAGCGTCAGGCACCGGCCCCAGGCGAGGTTCGAGCGCCGCGAGCAGCTCGCGGCCCACGTCGTCGCGTCGCGCAGGGGACAGGGCGTCCGCCCGCAGCAGGTACGCGCGGACCGCCGCGTAGTCGCGCGGGCCCAGCGCGCTCGTGTCGATGTCGTCGGCGAGCACCCCGGCGGCGGCCGGCACGGTGAAGTCGTGCGGTCGTGAGGTGCCGGATCCGACGCGTTCGCGGATCACGACGGTGCCGGCGACCATGTCACCGAGCCGCTGGTTGCGACGCGACAGCATGCTGGCCAGCACGGCGCCGAGGCCGAAGGTCGCGGCGAAGTCGACGAGACCCAGGGCCGCACGGATCGCAGCGTGGCGGAACCGCACGGGCGCGCCTTCGACGGTGACGACCCGTAGGCCCATCAGCGCCTTGCCCGGGGTGCGTCCGCCGCCGCGCCACACCGTCTCGAACGCGATCGGATAGCCGAAGTACGCGAGGAACACGACGAGGGTGATCGCCGTCACGATCACCCACTCCGGGGCGCCCGGCCTGGCCACGGACGCGCCGACGGCGGCGATGAGCACGAAGTACGCGATGGTCTGCAGCGCCCAGTCGATCATCACCGCGACTCCGCGCGAACCGACCGTCGCCTCCGGAACGTCCAGCGGGACGGCCTCGGGGGAGACCAGCACATGGTCGCGGCTCATGTGATGTCGCCACCTCCCGGACCGCTCGGACCGTGCCACGATAGGCGCTGTGGACATCGACGGCTTCATCGCGGGCAACCGTGCCGGTTGGGAACGGCTCGACGAGCTCGTCGGCACGGTCGAACGCGGGCGGCACCTGTCGGCCGACGACGTCGACGAGCTGGTGTCCGGCTACGAACGGACGTCGACGCACCTGTCGATCGCGCGGACCCGCTACGACGACGCGGCGCTGACGGCCGAACTGACACGGCGGGTCGGGCGGGCACGCGCGGCGATCTACGGCAGTCGCACGGGCACCTGGCGGGACGCCGCGCTGTTCGTGACGCACGGCTTCCCCGGAGCCGTGTGGCACGCGCGCCGGCAGATCGCGGTGTCGTTCGCGCTGTTCATGGTCCCTGCGGTCGCCATGGCCGTCTGGCTGGCATCGTCGCCCCGCGCGCTCGACGTCGCGGCGCCGCCGGTGCTGCGCGAGGCCTACGTCGAACGCGACTTCGCCGACTACTACACGGCGCAACCCTCGGCGCAGTTCGCCACGCAGGTGACGACCAACAACATCCGCGTCAGCGTGCTCGCGTTCGCCGGCGGGGTGCTGGCATGCGTGCCGACCGCCTGGGTCCTGGTGCTCAACGGCGCCAACGGTGGCGGCGCGGCCGGCCTGTTCGCCGCGGCGGGTGAGTTGCCGCGCTTCTGGGGACTCATCCTGCCCCACGGCCTGCTCGAGCTGACGGCCGTCTTCATCGCGGGCGGTGCCGGGTTGAAGCTGGGCTGGACGCTCATAGACCCCGGCGACCGCCCGCGGGGCGAGGCGCTGGCTGCAGAAGGGCGGCGATCGGTGGCGATCGTCATCGGCCTGGTCGCGGCGTTCGTGCTTGCAGGACTCGTCGAGGGCTTCGTGACCGGGTCACCGTTGCCGACCTGGGCCCGGGTCGGCATCGGTGTGGCCGTCGAGGTCGTCTTCGTGGGCTACGTGCTGCGGTTGGGGCCACGCGCCGCGGCCGTGCCCGTCGCCGACCCCGCCGCGGCCGCCGGCGCACGGGCCCGCGGCGAGCGCCGCTGATCCGTCGCGCGGTCGCGTCGCTGCGGGGTCACCCCGGTGCACCCATGTCCGCGAGCGCCGTCGGGAGATCGGCCAGCGTCGCCAGGACCAGATCGGGTCGAGGGTCGTCCGTCGGGCGCTGGAGCAGTCCCCAGGGGCCCCGGCGCAGCCACGCCGTGCGCAGTCCGGACCGTGCGGCGGGGACCACGTCGTTGTCGATCCGGTCACCGACGTAGAGCACGCCCGCCGGTGCGCTGGCGGCGAGCTCGCACACCCGGGCGAAGAACGCGGCGGCCGGCTTGTCGGTGCCCAGGTCGTCGCTCGTGGCGAGGGCGTCGACGGGCAGGTCCAGCGCCGCGAGCTGCGCGCGGCGCCGCGCCGGCTGGTTGCCCGCCACGACCACCGTCAGCCCCATCCCGCGCACGGCGGTCAGCGTGGCGCGCACGTCGGAGTAGACGTCGGCGTCGGTGAACCCGCCGTAGCGCCGTTCGTGCTCTTCCTCGAGTGCATGCCAGTCGACCCCGGGCGCGACCAGATCGAACACGGCGTCGTGCTCCGCGCCGCCGGCGATCACGGCGCCCAGCGCTGCGACGAAGGTCAGCCTGGTCAGCCCGAGCAGGTCCGCCCACGTGTGCCACACGCGCGTCTCGTCGATCAGTACCTCGCCGACGTCGAAGACGACGGCCTCGAGCCCCGACGGGCGCCTCACAGGCGCCCCCTCGCCTTGACGTCGGTGTAGGCGTCCGCCAACGTCGTGGCCAGGGCGCCGGGCGCGGCGTCGACGACGGTCGCACCGGCCGCGCGCAGCCGTGCGGCGGTCGCCCGGCGGCGCTCCAGCATGTGGATGGCGGCCGCCTGGCGGTACACCTCCTCGATGCCGGTCGCGGGGGTCGAGCTCCAGCGCTCGACGACCGGGTCACGGACGGCGCCGACAACCACCAGGTGGCGCCTGCGCATCAAGCCCAGCGCAGGCAGCAGCGTGTGCGCCGCCGCCTCGTTGGCGAGCTCGCTGAGCACGATCACCAGGGCACGTCGCGGGAACTGCGCGAGCGCAGTCGTGAACGCCGTCCGGTAGTCCGACTCCACCAGCTGAGGTTCGACGGCCGCGAGGAACAGCGTCAGCCTGCGCAGCTGATCGGTCTGGCTGCGGGGTGGCAGCGTCGCCAGCACGCGGTCGGCGAACGCCAGCATCCCCACCCGGTCACCGAGGCCCGTGGCCAGCCGTGTCACGCCCTGCGCCGCGTCGATCGCATGCTCGAGCCGCGAGATGCCGTCGGCGCCGAGGCCGTCCATTTCGGGCCCCGTGGATGCGCCACGGGCCGCGCCATCACCGTCGGCCACCCCGCCGACCAGCGTCGCCATCGTGCGCCCGCAATCGACCA
Coding sequences within:
- a CDS encoding PLDc N-terminal domain-containing protein, which translates into the protein MWWRVALTLLAGLVLAGCGSRDDPGEVRIGMLDNVFTRDVTRVPVDAEIVFHNQGKTVHNAVAVDGSWSTADTFGADVLPTGAATTITVDRPGVYRYYCTLHGTADGDGMYATLVVGDVPYAADPDTAPQRAVAAASGVTRRVPEDHRTIQGAVDAADPGDLVLVGPGVYREEVKIDTPSLVLRGTDRNAVVIDGGFVRPNAVSVTADGVAVENLTVRNARLNGLFWTGVTGYRATNVTSVNNEVYGIYAFDSVDGLFESSWASGSADAGFYIGQCDPCRAVIRDVVAERNGLGYSGTNASGDLHIVSSTWRHNIAGIVPNTLDTELLPPAERVDIVGNLVYDNGVDDVPTLEIEWPSYGGGIIAAGTNDVRIERNRIIGNAMHGVLVTPNLSDHLWLASDNHVRDNVVGGSGRADLALAGPAGAANCFSDNDAGRTVPVALQSVQGCDGPRLPWRWDLSTAANNLGYVAEAARGLAPDNPPRDQPPPPPQPQLVGGVDAPVRPAVDVYDQLRLDLAAIDVPAAPDGEVAPHHAPEVLVSGLPLLATGFWSVLFGLYAYLLPFALVAAWIALALWDLARRDDLGRGATLAWMAVVLLVPFVGVVAYLLARASLPVWFRTAIVLGGLGAYAVVLVLGAVVGGIV
- a CDS encoding glycosyltransferase family 2 protein — encoded protein: MGSPTAPQAGGIALVLPAHNEAATVAAVIDRTPDTVAGIAVSCVVVDDGSTDATAELARLAGATVIGHGARRGLGAAVRTGLRHAVRCGVRVVAFCDADGEYAPEELGNLVLPILRGDADYVVGSRFAGTIRRMHPHRRAGNHVLTWALRRLADTAITDGQSGYRALSADAARTAEIVHDYNYAQVLTLNLLRQGLRYAEVPISYAFREHGRSFVQLHHYLRAVVPAIWRELAASRADAPVDSVGAVAAAIAPAARPSRQRSSAAGGSVPSLWR
- a CDS encoding iron ABC transporter substrate-binding protein, which produces MAGAHRRRLLAVGLWLVGAVVLAACTGAAGSERLTIYSGRGESLVTPVLEAFNEETGIAIDVRYGDSADLALLIDEEGDASPADIFYSQTPGATGFLAANDRLAQLPDDVLTQVDEQFRGDDDRWLGVTGRQRVLVYNADELDESDLPSSVLDVNDPPYAGRVAVAPSNGSFQDFVTALRQTEGDDVARAWLEGLAANDAPTYANNNAIVEAVGRGEVPMGLVNHYYNYRFLEEDPDLPSRNHVFGGRDIGALLIDSTVAVTAASDHPDAQRLVEFLLSEPAQRFFADETKEYPLASGVEPADDVPPLDLSTVPAVDVNDLGDGLTATLELIRDSGLDG
- a CDS encoding RDD family protein produces the protein MSRDHVLVSPEAVPLDVPEATVGSRGVAVMIDWALQTIAYFVLIAAVGASVARPGAPEWVIVTAITLVVFLAYFGYPIAFETVWRGGGRTPGKALMGLRVVTVEGAPVRFRHAAIRAALGLVDFAATFGLGAVLASMLSRRNQRLGDMVAGTVVIRERVGSGTSRPHDFTVPAAAGVLADDIDTSALGPRDYAAVRAYLLRADALSPARRDDVGRELLAALEPRLGPVPDALEPQVALQTVAARYQQRHRADDRGAASPR
- a CDS encoding stage II sporulation protein M, producing the protein MDIDGFIAGNRAGWERLDELVGTVERGRHLSADDVDELVSGYERTSTHLSIARTRYDDAALTAELTRRVGRARAAIYGSRTGTWRDAALFVTHGFPGAVWHARRQIAVSFALFMVPAVAMAVWLASSPRALDVAAPPVLREAYVERDFADYYTAQPSAQFATQVTTNNIRVSVLAFAGGVLACVPTAWVLVLNGANGGGAAGLFAAAGELPRFWGLILPHGLLELTAVFIAGGAGLKLGWTLIDPGDRPRGEALAAEGRRSVAIVIGLVAAFVLAGLVEGFVTGSPLPTWARVGIGVAVEVVFVGYVLRLGPRAAAVPVADPAAAAGARARGERR
- a CDS encoding HAD family hydrolase; translated protein: MRRPSGLEAVVFDVGEVLIDETRVWHTWADLLGLTRLTFVAALGAVIAGGAEHDAVFDLVAPGVDWHALEEEHERRYGGFTDADVYSDVRATLTAVRGMGLTVVVAGNQPARRRAQLAALDLPVDALATSDDLGTDKPAAAFFARVCELAASAPAGVLYVGDRIDNDVVPAARSGLRTAWLRRGPWGLLQRPTDDPRPDLVLATLADLPTALADMGAPG